The following proteins come from a genomic window of Phaeodactylum tricornutum CCAP 1055/1 chromosome 19, whole genome shotgun sequence:
- a CDS encoding predicted protein, whose protein sequence is MTSSRTMSQLSTEDVNEETQKRSEEDICNIYPVIVLPRIRSGRVTWFAAYQLRMVAILQKHSRNSTPSSRFPRAVWPFLFCVVIGLMLLTTQWWLLLSPVDSSLSEYRAYLSTKEYLRPTSAYLSAVRESPDILYFTSRPPDPIPLFSVESIPILQRHACIAKIREQHDKVYASFERIGMSDRALLVDPAYHSNVGDHMITLGELEMLRKLGYGTLDEPSAKVAQCSFLQAGNYAPPCHHFSTGGALSNIISISNPPLAFWHGGGNWGDMWPDIQIARMKSMEPLLRSNYTIISMPQSLYFQKSSREQEFTSILKKHIELGLGASSTLVDPREGRRQTASRVVLSWREHESYDIAQRLYPFATHILVPDIAFQLGPYSPVASQEDFLKVDLVLLLRDDRESMYATQRNRRAVRDILSDLPNGQRLSFSIVDWTDRSDRFASKDILFTSSAIQLLSMGKVVVCDRLHAAILSYLSGIPFVYLEQRTGKITKTLQVAFELNETCLDGSKAMWSQAYNLSDAVRQGVEFLDRYRL, encoded by the exons ATGACCTCGAGCAGGACCATGAGCCAACTTTCGACAGAAGACGTCAACGAAGAAACT CAAAAACGTTCTGAAGAAGACATTTGCAATATTTACCCAGTGATTGTATTACCCCGGATACGCAGCGGACGGGTTACCTGGTTTGCTGCATATCAGCTTCGCATGGTGGCAATACTACAGAAACATTCGAGAAATAGCACGCCGAGCTCAAGGTTTCCTCGCGCGGTTTGGCCATTCTTGTTTTGCGTGGTTATAGGTCTAATGCTTTTGACAACGCAATGGTGGCTATTACTCTCGCCCGTTGATAGCAGTCTGTCGGAGTATAGGGCTTACCTATCTACAAAGGAATATCTTCGACCCACAAGCGCTTACTTGTCAGCCGTCCGTGAAAGCCCCGATATCCTGTATTTTACAAGTCGCCCTCCTGATCCTATACCCTTGTTTTCGGTCGAATCGATTCCCATCCTGCAACGTCATGCCTGTATTGCCAAAATACGTGAACAGCATGATAAGGTATATGCCTCGTTCGAACGGATAGGAATGAGTGATCGAGCATTGTTGGTAGATCCTGCCTATCACAGCAATGTGGGAGATCATATGATCACGCTGGGGGAACTGGAAATGCTGAGGAAATTAGGATACGGTACGCTTGATGAACCTAGCGCAAAGGTGGCGCAATGCAGCTTCTTACAGGCTGGGAACTACGCGCCTCCCTGCCATCATTTCAGCACTGGAGGGGCGCTTTCCAACATCATATCCATATCAAACCCACCGCTGGCTTTTTGGCATGGAGGAGGTAACTGGGGAGATATGTGGCCCGATATACAAATTGCCAGGATGAAATCCATGGAACCATTGCTTAGGAGCAATTACACGATCATTTCCATGCCACAAAGTTTGTACTTCCAAAAGTCGAGCAGAGAGCAAGAATTCACCTCTATACTGAAGAAGCACATTGAGCTTGGTTTGGGAGCTAGTTCTACGTTGGTGGACCCGCGCGAGGGTCGTAGGCAGACCGCTTCGCGGGTTGTGCTTTCGTGGCGTGAGCACGAAAGCTACGACATAGCCCAACGGCTGTACCCCTTCGCCACCCACATTCTAGTGCCTGATATTGCGTTCCAGCTCGGACCGTACTCGCCGGTAGCATCGCAAGAAGACTTTTTAAAGGTTGATTTGGTCTTGCTCCTTCGAGATGATCGCGAGTCCATGTACGCCACTCAACGCAATCGGCGAGCCGTTCGTGATATTCTGTCTGACCTACCGAACGGTCAGAGGCTATCGTTTTCTATTGTGGACTGGACAGACCGCTCGGACCGATTTGCCTCTAAAGACATCCTTTTCACGAGTTCCGCCATTCAACTTTTGAGTATGGGGAAAGTGGTCGTGTGCGACCGACTTCACGCGGCGATTCTATCATACTTGTCCGGAATTCCGTTCGTCTACCTTGAACAGCGGACGGGGAAAATTACGAAAACTCTTCAGGTTGCGTTTGAGCTGAACGAGACTTGCTTGGATGGATCGAAAGCCATGTGGTCTCAAGCGTACAATCTGAGTGATGCCGTTCGCCAAGGTGTAGAGTTCCTTGATCGCTATAGGCTTTAA